The sequence CACAATCGCTTGCCTTCTCTAGTGGTGCCTCGTTAGAATTCACACGACACACAAACAGCCGATGAATCCACTAACTGTACAGAACCCCGACGAAATCCTCACCATCTTAGCCGATGTGACGCTCCGAGGAGTCGGTTTTACGACGGAATCCTTACTCGACTATGTCTTAGAAGAAGGATTTACAGAACCCATCTTCCTCAATGCGAGCGGCGAGGATCCTACCGCCTTCTTTCAAGGGCAGCCGAATGCCTGGGCCATCTACCAAATTCGCGAATGGAAACGCGTGCTCACGATTTCGGGCGGCCCGGGTCAGGAAAGGCGCGCGCGCATTACGGAAACTCCGTAGCCCGAGTTCGAGTGTAAAGAGATGGGCAGTAAAGTGCAATCACAGAGCTGGTTTCAACCGAAAGAGGTGAGTAGGGAAGTTCATCCGGATGATTCATCCCATGAGCGCCTGTATTCGGATGTGCCGTTTTTTGTAAGCAGAATCTTGGTGGGTGAATCTCACCAGGCGGGTGCAGACGGTCTTGCCCAGCCCGATTTCACCCTCCATCCGCGAAGCGTCAGTTTGAATTGTTAATTTCAACCGCTCGGTAGCGCGTCCTTCATATTTCGTCAAACGCGGGAGTTACGGTTGAATTCGTGGGTGAGGTTTCTCTGCAGGTAAGTCGCGGAAATGACGTTCTCGCGTTCCCTCGTACCATCCTCCCATGAGGATCCCTTCTTCAAAATAGAGATAGCGATGGCGGACGATCGCTGAACTCTCCCAATCTTCGAAAATCCATTCTTCCTGCCGGATGCCGTCTTTCGTGAAGGTCGTATTGATCGTCTGCGGCCCACCCCACGATTGCAGGACTTGTTCTTTACTCATACCAACCATCACACGATGTTGTTCGATGTGCTTCTCAAATTTTGGGTCGCTAAGCTGCACGATCATCGGCCAGATCACTGCCATGAGGAGAAAGAGTGCCAGCCCTACATAAATGATAATCCTCACCGGGCGGCGTCGAATGAACGACGGTTCTTCAGTGTTGGGATCGAAGGAAAGGGGTTGAGATTCCGTATTCATAAGGATTGAGGGATGGATGCTAACAAGTGCGTTCTCTATGAGTCAAGGAGGAGGAGTCAAGCAAGTGCCAATAATAGTCAACAAAATCAAAATGATACGATGAGGCGCTATACTTATTCTAGCAATTTACGACCACCCCATATATTTATGGATGGCGCCGCAAGATGCAATATCGGATCTTACTAATATGTCTTTGTGTTGTGCTTGGGCATGGTACTGTTTCCGAACTCTGGTCTGCGACCATCTACTCCTACATTGATGACCAGGGCAATCCTGTGTTCACCGATTCACCGGAGACGATACCAGAAAAGTATCGGACGAAAGTGAAGCTTCATGAACAACCGGATTCTGCGACGAAAGCGCCGTCTAAACTGCCATCAGTGCAACAGAAACTTCAGGGCCAAGCGAAGTCTCTTGGATGGAATATACCGTCGTTTCAGGGCGAGATGAAGAATCTACGCCTGGGCGAGGCGCCTCTTCTGAACTACGCCGGAATCGCAGCAATCGTGTTGTTGCTCATGATGTACTTCAGCAGGGAAAGCCCCATGATCCGGTTGTTGGCCTTGGCCCTCCTGATTGTCCTTGGCATCGGGACTCCGGTGCTCATGTATTTGGGTGATGATGGGCCTATGGGGATGATGAAGAAAAAGGCCGTTGCTTCGGGCCAAGCTCACCAAGATCGTCTTCAGCAAGTTCCGCAGTAAGTCTCCCTCACACGCTCTCAGCAGACTATTCCTCGTATTGGGGAACCGGGATTGGCTTGGGTAGAGGCTTGGCGGGAATCGTTTCGTGCTCGACGTGGTCAGCGTAGGGATTGGAAATTGGTTCATGGGTGTGCCGCTGCCGACGCGTCACTAATTGCAGGCTCTGGGTACTGATTTCCATGCGGTCGATCGACGGACTGGGTGTGAGGGAAGTAGGAAGTCCCTGCATCGAGAACAATTGGAAGCAAAGGCTCCAATCAAGTTGATCCTTTCCGTTCTCCCTCACGATGAAGCGAGCCGCTGATGAAGGAGGGCCTTTGAACAACAGTAGCCAGATATTGGATCGAAAGGCGGGGGATCTGGAATCCGTTGAGGGCTGAAACTCTGGAACTAAGGCCGGGATGCGGTAGATCGGAACGGCCTGTGAAAATTCAATGTCCACGAGTCGAACAATCAGCGGGCGATCCTCATTCTCATCGTTCGGGTCGACGGCGTAGCTGAATGAATATCGGACATCGATGCCTTCGCGTAAGAAGGTATATACATCTTCCCCATTCTCAGGCGAGACCAGTTTGCTGAAATACTTGGACCAATCAGTAATGGGATAATAGGTGAAGACGCGCAGTGCGGATTTTCGATCCCGCACGGCCTGCGGCAGGCCGAGTTTGGTGTGTAATTCTTTCTGGGAGAGGCCGAGAAACCCGTCCTCAAAGTAAGGCTCGGCAAGGGTCGGGGAAGGGTCTACCGGGAGAGCGGTGGCACACAAAGCAATAATGAGAGTCGTGATTCGTAAGGCTGATGAATACGACATCACTTGGCATCGTAGCTAGGGCATCAAATGCCTGTCAAGAAAGGGCAGCCAGCTTGCTCGCCATGAAGTCCTTCCAGTATGATCGCGAACGCAGTGCGACTCACTCACATCTTTAAATTTAAATAAGGTGATCATGTTGATACATCACGTGGCGTCCATTCAGTCTCTCTTGCAGGAGCGAATCCTGATCCTTGATGGCGCCATGGGCACGATGATCCAGCAGCGTAAATTGGATGAAGCTGCGTTCCGGGGCGAACGATTCAAAGACTGGACGAAAGATTTGAAGGGCCACAACGACCTGTTGAATCTTACCCAGCCCACAATCATTGAGGACATTCACCGACAGTACCTGGAGGCTGGTGCGGATATCGTCGAGACCAATACGTTCAATTCACAGGCGATCTCTCTGGCCGATTATGGGATGGACAGGCTGGGCTATGAATTATCTAAAGCAGGAGCAGAATGTGCCCAGCGTGCGGCAGCGGCGGTACAACGGGCGCAGGCAGGACGGTGTTGTTTCGTAGCAGGGGCGATTGGTCCGACGACAAAGACGTCGTCGATTTCCACTGATGTGAACAACCCCGCTGCTCGCGGCGCAACCTATGACGAATTGGTCAACGCCTACAGTGAGCAGGTTCAGGGTTTACTCGATGGCGGTGTCGATCTTCTGCTTATAGAGACGATCTTTGATACGTTGAATGCAAAGGCTGCTTTCTTTGCGGTCCAGCAGGCGTTTGCCTCCGGCGCGCGCCAGGTTCCGATCATGGCGTCCGTGACGTTCATTCAAGCCGGTAGCAATCGGGGCGTGACCGGCCAAACCGTCGAAGCCTTCTGGAATTCTATCTCTCATGTGCCGTTGCTCAGCGTGGGGATGAATTGTGCGCTGGGCCCAAAGGAAATGCGTCCTCTGATTGAAGAATTATCGCGCATTGCGCCGATCCATATCAGCGCACACCCTAATGCCGGCCTTCCAAATCCGTTGCTGCCGACCGGATTTCCCGAGACTCCGGAAACCTTGGCGCCTCAGCTGCGTACATGGGCAGAAAATGGATGGCTGAATATCGTCGGAGGATGCTGTGGAACGACACCGGTCCATATCAAACGCATTGCCGAAGCCGTGCGTGGCGTGAAGCCGCACGCGCTCTCGAAGGTCGAACCATACACGCGATTGAGCGGGCTCGAAGCCGTGACCATCAGACCTGAATCGAATTTCGTCAATATCGGTGAGCGAACCAATGTGACGGGTTCACCTGCGTTCGCCAAGCTGATTCTGTCCGGGGACTATGAGACGGCCCTATCGGTGGCGCGCCAACAAGTAGAGGGGGGGGCGCAGGTCATCGATATCAATATGGATGAGGGCATGCTCGATTCGAAAGCCGCGATGGAAAAATTCCTTCGTCTGGTGGCCTCCGAGCCGGATATCTGCAGAGTCCCCATTATGGTCGATAGCTCCAAGTGGGAGGTATTGGAGACTGGGCTGAAGAATATTCAAGGTAAGGCTATCGTCAATAGTATCAGCCTCAAGGAAGGCGAGCAGAAACTCATTGAGCAGGGAACACTCGTCCGTCGCTATGGTGCGGCGGTCGTCGTCATGGCCTTCGATGAGAAGGGACAAGCGGACACCTTGGAACGGAAGAAGGAGATCTGTGCACGGTCTTACAAGATCCTTACCGAGCAGGTCGGTTTTCCTCCCCAGGATATTATTTTTGACCCCAACATTTTGACCGTAGCGACGGGGATCGAGGAACATAACAACTATGCGATGAATTTCATCGAAGCGACGCGCTGGATCAAGCAGAACCTGCCTGGTGCAAAGGTCAGCGGAGGGATCAGTAATATCTCATTTTCCTTCCGTGGCAACAACATCGTTCGTGAGGCAATGCATGCGGCCTTCTTGTACCACGCCATTAAGGCTGGGCTCGATATGGGCATTGTGAATGCCGGGCAGCTCGCTGTGTATGAAGAAGTTCCCAAAGACCTGCTCGAACTTGTCGAAGACGTGTTGCTCAACCGTCGTCCGGATGCGACGGAACGCTTGGTGACGTTTGCGGAGACAGTGAAAGCGAAAGGGAAGGTAGTCGCGAAAGATGACGAATGGCGAAAAGGCACCGTTGAGGAGCGGTTATCCCACGCGCTCGTGAAAGGCATCACCGACTATATCGACGTCGATACAGAAGAGGCCCGTCAAAAATACCCCAAGCCGTTGGAGGTGATCGAAGGGCCCCTGATGGCAGGCATGAATATCGTCGGCGATCTGTTCGGGTCAGGCAAGATGTTCTTGCCGCAAGTCGTGAAGAGCGCTCGTGTGATGAAGAAAGCCGTCGCCTATCTGATGCCCTTCATGGAAGAGGAGAAAAAGCGAACCGGCAATTTCCAGGCGCAGGGAAAGGTGTTGCTCGCAACCGTGAAAGGTGATGTGCATGACATCGGGAAGAACATCGTCGGGGTCGTACTTGGCTGCAACAACTATGAAGTGATCGATCTCGGCGTGATGGTGTCCTGTGAGAAGATTCTCGCTGCCGCCCGAGAGAACAAGGCCGACATTATTGGTCTGAGCGGGCTCATCACGCCGTCACTCGATGAGATGGTGTATGTGGCGAAGGAGATGACGCGCGAGGGATTTGATGTCCCGCTCTTGATCGGCGGGGCGACGACGAGTAAAGCCCACACGGCGGTGAAGATTGCACCATCCTATCAGCCTGGCGTGGTCCATGTATTGGACGCTTCACGTGCAGTCGGTGTCGTGGGAAGCCTGGTCAGCCAAACGCAGCGGCAAGAGTTCGTGAAAAAAGTGAGAGACGATTATGAGCGGGTACGACAGTCTCATCACGAGCGTGGCACCAAGTCTCTCCTCTCGTTCACCCAAGCACGCGCCAATCGTCTTCAATCTGACTGGGCCCAAACCGATATTCCTACGCCGGCCAGGCTGGGCATTCAGACCATTCTCGATCAATCCCTGGTTGAGCTGATTCCCTATATTGACTGGTCGCCGTTCTTCCATACGTGGGAGTTGCGAGGACGCTACCCGACGATCTTCGATGATCCAACCGTTGGTCCAAAGGCGAAGGAGCTGTATGACGATGCGCGTCGTCTACTGGACGAGATTGTCCAGCAGAGACAGCTCAAGGCCAACGCTGTGTATGGATTTTTCCCTGCTGCCAGTCTGGGAGATGATATCGAGCTTTATCAGGATACGGCTCGCAAGGCCGTGCTCACGACGATACACCATCTGCGGCAGCAATCGGAGAAGCCGACGGGCCAACCCAATCTCTCACTAGCTGACTATGTTGCACCGAAAGAATCCAGCCGGCAGGATTATATCGGGGCCTTCGCGGTTACGACCGGCATCGGACTCGATGCGCTCTGTATACGGTTTGATCGAGACCATGATGACTACAACTCCATCATGGCCAAAGCCCTCGCCGATCGGCTGGCTGAGGCGTTTGCCGAATTTCTCCATGCACGAGCCAGGAAAGAGTGGGGCTACGGAAAGGATGAACGACTGACGAACGAAGATCTCATCCGTGAGCGATACCGTGGGATCCGTCCCGCGCCGGGATATCCGGCTTGTCCGGACCATACGGAGAAGCAGCTTCTGTTCGATCTGTTGCAAGTCGAAACGAATACCGGAATCACCTTGACCGAGAGCTTCGCGATGCTGCCGACTGCGGCTGTCAGTGGGTTCTATTTCGCCCATCCGGATGCTAAGTACTTTGCTGTCGGCAAGATCGGTAAAGATCAAGTCGAGGACTATGCCCGTCGGAAAGGAATGGATCTGCGCACGGTGGAACGCTGGCTCTCGCCGAATCTGAATTATGAGCCTGAGTGAATCTGGAAATTTGTGCGAACCCTCTCACTCGTCCCAAAGCTATCGTCAGGATCGATACCGCTCTGAAGTCAGCAGCGAAGACATCTTCCTCTAGGGCTGATCTTCTACTACAATAGGGCCGCACGAATCTGTATCCAGGGGAATCCATGCAGGCACGCGTTCTCATCGTCGACGACGATCCCGATATTCTGACATCACTCACCAAACGCTTGACGTGGATGGGGCATGATGTGCTCACGGCTGAGGACGGTGAACAGGCGCTGAGACTCGTTGCTGAGGATCAGCCTGATCTGATGCTGCTCGACATCGAACTGCCGGGTCTCAGCGGATTGGACATCCTCAAACGCCTGGCCGAAAAATGTTCGAACGGTATGACACACACTCTTCCGGAAGTGATCGTTATTACGGCGTTCGGAACGATCGGTCGGGCGGTGGAAGCCATACGGTTGGGTGCGTGTGAGTTCCTCACGAAACCGTTCGAACCTGACCACCTCTCGATCGTGATCGAAAAGGCGATGGCACAGGCGGCCATTACACGTCAGATCGGTCTACTCCAAGCGGAAGTGCAAGGACGGTATGAGTGTATTGTGGGACCCAGTCAGCGTATGGAGCAGCTCCTTGAGACGGCACGGCGTGCGGCCGCCTCGTCAGCTACAGTTCTGTTGCTAGGTGAAACGGGGACCGGCAAGGAGGTGATGGCACGCGCGCTGCACCGGTGGAGTCCACGCGCAGGGAAGCCCTTCGTGGTTGTGAACTGCGCGGCCTTGCCGGAGAGCTTACTCGAAAACGAGTTGTTCGGCCATGAAAAAGGCGCGTACACAGGAGCTGTGACGCGAGAGCCTGGGAAGATTGAGGCGGCGGCGGGTGGTACGGTGTTTCTCGATGAGATCGGTGATATGCCGGCTGGGCTCCAGACCCGGCTCCTCCGTGTGTTACAGGATCAGGAGTTTTATCGTGTCGGCGGCAATCGACCGATTCGCACCGATGTGCGCTTTGTGGCGGCGACGAACAAGGATCTTAAGGACGCGATTGAGAAGGGTCTGTTCCGAGAGGATCTCTACTATCGCCTCAATGTAATTTCTCTGACTCTTCCGCCATTACGAAAGCGGAGGGAGGATATCCCTGCGTTGGTAGACTATTTTATCCACCGCCAGAGCGCTGCCTTGGGCCGTCGTGCTTTCAGGGTGAGTCACGATGCACTAAAAATAATTCTTGAGTACTACTGGCCTGGAAACGTGCGCGAGTTGGAAAATGTATTGTCTCGGGCCACCGTACTTTGTCCCGATGACTGCATCGAACCTGAACAGCTCGGGATTAAGGCCCAGCGGAAATTGCCGTTCGAGGCGGATGTATCGGAGGAGTCCAGCCTGAATTACCATGCTGTGATGGAGGTCTACAGCCGAAGGATCCTCGAAGAAGCGCTGCGCCGAGCAGGATGGAATCAAACGAAGGCAGCCGAGTTACTCGGTCTGCAACGAACTTACCTCACCAGACTCATCAAACAGCGAGGCGTATCGACGAAGCCATCTTTTATGTAGGCATGGCACGGGCATGCGGTAGCGTTCGATCTATTCTCGTGCTATTTCGGTCAGTGGCTACTATCGGATCGTGTGAGGGTAGGGGGAGATGAGTGGGAAAGCTTGTGCCATAGCAGGTCGTCTGGTTTGAATCGAATGCAGCGTGAACGAAAAGCGACTGCCACATCCAGGCACGGTCTCGACCCACAGTCGGCCATAATGCAGTTCGACGAGCAACTTGGCAATCGAAAGTCCTAGACCTGCTCCCTTTGATTTCTTTCCTGTGGTGGATACTCGATAGAAGGGTTGAAAGATTTTTTCGGCATCCTCCAACATAATCCCAGGTCCTGCGTCCGACACCGAAATTTGGACAGTGCCGTCCGACAACGGAGCGGCTGAGACGTCGACCGTCGTGTCAGAATGTGTAAACTTCACTGCATTGTGGAGGAGGTT is a genomic window of Candidatus Nitrospira kreftii containing:
- a CDS encoding hypothetical protein (conserved protein of unknown function) encodes the protein MNPLTVQNPDEILTILADVTLRGVGFTTESLLDYVLEEGFTEPIFLNASGEDPTAFFQGQPNAWAIYQIREWKRVLTISGGPGQERRARITETP
- a CDS encoding hypothetical protein (conserved protein of unknown function) — translated: MNTESQPLSFDPNTEEPSFIRRRPVRIIIYVGLALFLLMAVIWPMIVQLSDPKFEKHIEQHRVMVGMSKEQVLQSWGGPQTINTTFTKDGIRQEEWIFEDWESSAIVRHRYLYFEEGILMGGWYEGTRERHFRDLPAEKPHPRIQP
- a CDS encoding hypothetical protein (conserved membrane protein of unknown function) — its product is MQYRILLICLCVVLGHGTVSELWSATIYSYIDDQGNPVFTDSPETIPEKYRTKVKLHEQPDSATKAPSKLPSVQQKLQGQAKSLGWNIPSFQGEMKNLRLGEAPLLNYAGIAAIVLLLMMYFSRESPMIRLLALALLIVLGIGTPVLMYLGDDGPMGMMKKKAVASGQAHQDRLQQVPQ
- a CDS encoding hypothetical protein (conserved exported protein of unknown function); amino-acid sequence: MSYSSALRITTLIIALCATALPVDPSPTLAEPYFEDGFLGLSQKELHTKLGLPQAVRDRKSALRVFTYYPITDWSKYFSKLVSPENGEDVYTFLREGIDVRYSFSYAVDPNDENEDRPLIVRLVDIEFSQAVPIYRIPALVPEFQPSTDSRSPAFRSNIWLLLFKGPPSSAARFIVRENGKDQLDWSLCFQLFSMQGLPTSLTPSPSIDRMEISTQSLQLVTRRQRHTHEPISNPYADHVEHETIPAKPLPKPIPVPQYEE
- a CDS encoding methionine synthase; this translates as MLIHHVASIQSLLQERILILDGAMGTMIQQRKLDEAAFRGERFKDWTKDLKGHNDLLNLTQPTIIEDIHRQYLEAGADIVETNTFNSQAISLADYGMDRLGYELSKAGAECAQRAAAAVQRAQAGRCCFVAGAIGPTTKTSSISTDVNNPAARGATYDELVNAYSEQVQGLLDGGVDLLLIETIFDTLNAKAAFFAVQQAFASGARQVPIMASVTFIQAGSNRGVTGQTVEAFWNSISHVPLLSVGMNCALGPKEMRPLIEELSRIAPIHISAHPNAGLPNPLLPTGFPETPETLAPQLRTWAENGWLNIVGGCCGTTPVHIKRIAEAVRGVKPHALSKVEPYTRLSGLEAVTIRPESNFVNIGERTNVTGSPAFAKLILSGDYETALSVARQQVEGGAQVIDINMDEGMLDSKAAMEKFLRLVASEPDICRVPIMVDSSKWEVLETGLKNIQGKAIVNSISLKEGEQKLIEQGTLVRRYGAAVVVMAFDEKGQADTLERKKEICARSYKILTEQVGFPPQDIIFDPNILTVATGIEEHNNYAMNFIEATRWIKQNLPGAKVSGGISNISFSFRGNNIVREAMHAAFLYHAIKAGLDMGIVNAGQLAVYEEVPKDLLELVEDVLLNRRPDATERLVTFAETVKAKGKVVAKDDEWRKGTVEERLSHALVKGITDYIDVDTEEARQKYPKPLEVIEGPLMAGMNIVGDLFGSGKMFLPQVVKSARVMKKAVAYLMPFMEEEKKRTGNFQAQGKVLLATVKGDVHDIGKNIVGVVLGCNNYEVIDLGVMVSCEKILAAARENKADIIGLSGLITPSLDEMVYVAKEMTREGFDVPLLIGGATTSKAHTAVKIAPSYQPGVVHVLDASRAVGVVGSLVSQTQRQEFVKKVRDDYERVRQSHHERGTKSLLSFTQARANRLQSDWAQTDIPTPARLGIQTILDQSLVELIPYIDWSPFFHTWELRGRYPTIFDDPTVGPKAKELYDDARRLLDEIVQQRQLKANAVYGFFPAASLGDDIELYQDTARKAVLTTIHHLRQQSEKPTGQPNLSLADYVAPKESSRQDYIGAFAVTTGIGLDALCIRFDRDHDDYNSIMAKALADRLAEAFAEFLHARARKEWGYGKDERLTNEDLIRERYRGIRPAPGYPACPDHTEKQLLFDLLQVETNTGITLTESFAMLPTAAVSGFYFAHPDAKYFAVGKIGKDQVEDYARRKGMDLRTVERWLSPNLNYEPE
- a CDS encoding Acetoacetate metabolism regulatory protein AtoC — encoded protein: MQARVLIVDDDPDILTSLTKRLTWMGHDVLTAEDGEQALRLVAEDQPDLMLLDIELPGLSGLDILKRLAEKCSNGMTHTLPEVIVITAFGTIGRAVEAIRLGACEFLTKPFEPDHLSIVIEKAMAQAAITRQIGLLQAEVQGRYECIVGPSQRMEQLLETARRAAASSATVLLLGETGTGKEVMARALHRWSPRAGKPFVVVNCAALPESLLENELFGHEKGAYTGAVTREPGKIEAAAGGTVFLDEIGDMPAGLQTRLLRVLQDQEFYRVGGNRPIRTDVRFVAATNKDLKDAIEKGLFREDLYYRLNVISLTLPPLRKRREDIPALVDYFIHRQSAALGRRAFRVSHDALKIILEYYWPGNVRELENVLSRATVLCPDDCIEPEQLGIKAQRKLPFEADVSEESSLNYHAVMEVYSRRILEEALRRAGWNQTKAAELLGLQRTYLTRLIKQRGVSTKPSFM